Proteins encoded in a region of the Pelobates fuscus isolate aPelFus1 chromosome 11, aPelFus1.pri, whole genome shotgun sequence genome:
- the LOC134576768 gene encoding phospholipase A2 inhibitor and Ly6/PLAUR domain-containing protein-like, whose translation MMSFMLSAFCMIAIFFNTGNCLKCQKCENTSGDTCSGELENCDTSVDSCLTTLVVTIYGTNTTSHITKSCVSNTDLCYANYNMTFGSVQLYSIAQCCKSDGCNKDNIKLPPLNQTENGVSCPSCLIVGGEKCVPKETIKCTGDQTKCFSYTGGVYSKGKFVDTDVKGCTTEDVCTHPAPTYPATLLKEGYKLTCP comes from the exons GGAATTGTCTTAAGTGTCAGAAATGTGAAAACACGAGTGGTGACACATGCTCTGGAGAGCTTGAGAATTGTGATACATCTGTTGACAGCTGCTTGACTACATTAGTTGTTACAATTTATG GGACCAACACCACTTCACACATCACAAAGTCTTGTGTGTCCAACACCGATTTGTGTTATGCTAATTATAACATGACATTTGGATCTGTGCAACTGTACAGTATAGCTCAGTGCTGCAAAAGTGATGGGTGCAACAAAGACAACATAAAAC TACCTCCCCTTAACCAGACCGAAAATGGGGTAAGCTGTCCTTCATGTTTAATAGTAGGAGGGGAAAAGTGTGTTCCTAAAGAAACCATTAAGTGTACTGGAGACCAAACTAAATGTTTCTCCTACACCGGTGGAGTCTATAGTAAGG gCAAGTTTGTTGACACTGATGTAAAAGGATGCACCACTGAAGATGTTTGCACCCACCCTGCCCCGACATACCCAGCCACTCTGTTAAAAGAAGGATATAAATTAACCTGTCCTTAA